One Vicia villosa cultivar HV-30 ecotype Madison, WI unplaced genomic scaffold, Vvil1.0 scaffold7, whole genome shotgun sequence genomic window carries:
- the LOC131643143 gene encoding uncharacterized protein LOC131643143 — MEEDKESPIILGRSFMKIARMMIDIDDGIMKLRVQDEEVCFNLFDAMKQPKDKNDCFRMDVTEESVVEVANQIHPSSPLERSLVESFNELEKGGNTITKEDKVEDLELKKGVKESKIELKLLPPHLKYVFLDEEGNKPVVISSKLTTKEEARLIQVLQKNKAAIGWVLADLKLHVVPKKGGMTVIRNDKNELIPTRTVTGWRMCIDYRRLNKATRKDHFPLPFMDQMLERLSGQNYYCFLDGRMPFGLCNAPATFQRCMQAIFSDLIEESIEVFMDDFSVFGKTFDMCLNNLDVALGRCIETNLILNWEKCHFMILRLRSKDEGTRKRRSSEERGITKNWAKASGEPRQS, encoded by the exons atggaagaagataaGGAGTCCCCTATCATTCTTGGAAGATCATTCATGAAAATAGCCCGGATGATGATCGATATTGATGATGGTATAATGAAGTTAAGAGttcaagatgaagaggtatgctTTAATCTTTTCGATGCCATGAAGCAACCAAAAGACAAGAATGACTGTTTTCGCATGGATGTTACTGAAGAGAGTGTAGTTGAAGTGGCAAACCAAATTCATCCATCTAGCCCTTTAGAGAGATctcttgttgaatctttcaat GAACTAGAGAAAGGTGGCAACACGATCACAAAGGAGGACAAGGTAGAAGATTTGGAGCTAAAAAAAGGAGTTAAAGAGTCAAAGATAGAATTAAAGCTACTCCcacctcatttgaagtatgtcttTCTAGATGAAGAGGGAAATAAACCGGTCGTTATCAGTTCTAAGTTGACTACAAAAGAAGAGGCAAGACTCATTCAAGTTCTCCAAAAGAATAAAGCTGCAATTGGATGGGTATtggcggatctgaaat tacaTGTTGTGccaaagaagggaggcatgacgGTAATCCGTAATGACAAGAATGAACTCATCCCAACAAGAACCGTAACCGGGTGGAGAATGTGCATCGATTATCGCAGACTCAACAAAGCTAcgagaaaagatcacttccctctaccattcatggatcaaatgcttgagaggTTATCGGGACAGAATTACTATTGCTTCTTAGATGG acggatgccatttggattatgtaATGCTCCAGCTACTTTCCAACGGTGTATGCAAGCCATATTCTCAGACCTCATTGAAGAAAGtattgaagtattcatggatgacttctcagtATTTGGAAAAACTTTTGATATGTGCTTGAATAATTTGGATGTGGCACTTGGAAGATGTATTGAAACCAATTTGATATTAAATTGGgagaaatgccatttcatg atattgaggTTAAGGAGCAAAGACGAAGGAACACGCAAGCGTAGAAGCTCTGAAGAAAGAGGAATCACAAAGAATTGGGCTAAAGCAAGTGGCGAGCCGCGCCAATCATAG